Proteins encoded within one genomic window of Legionella sp. PC997:
- a CDS encoding TIGR00153 family protein yields MGSIFNMFGPSPIRPIEQHMRKVHQCAKQLYPFFEAVLKKDWTTANRIKEKIISLEKEADLIKRDLRLHLPTGLFLPVSRTDLLELLSAQDFIANKTEDIAILIISRQMTIPAAIVPIFMPFLSRCLDASKQACKAINELDELLETGFRGSEVKIVEEMILTLYEIEHDSDERLADIRHRIFEIEKDLSAIDAIFLYKLVQWIDDLADGAQHVGSRLQILIAR; encoded by the coding sequence ATGGGTAGCATATTTAATATGTTTGGTCCTTCACCAATTAGACCGATAGAACAACACATGCGAAAAGTGCACCAATGTGCCAAACAGCTCTACCCATTTTTTGAAGCCGTCCTTAAAAAAGACTGGACGACCGCGAATAGAATAAAAGAAAAAATAATTTCTCTTGAAAAAGAAGCTGATTTAATCAAACGGGATCTACGTCTTCATTTGCCTACTGGACTATTCCTTCCTGTTTCTCGTACTGATCTGCTTGAGTTGCTTAGTGCTCAAGATTTCATAGCGAATAAGACGGAAGATATTGCAATACTCATCATTAGTAGACAAATGACTATCCCAGCAGCAATAGTTCCCATTTTTATGCCTTTTTTAAGTCGTTGTCTTGATGCATCAAAGCAGGCTTGTAAAGCAATTAATGAATTAGATGAATTACTAGAGACTGGTTTCAGGGGCTCAGAAGTAAAGATCGTTGAGGAAATGATCTTAACTCTTTATGAGATTGAACATGACAGTGATGAACGTCTAGCAGATATTCGACATCGTATTTTTGAAATCGAAAAAGATTTATCTGCAATTGATGCGATTTTTCTCTACAAATTGGTCCAATGGATTGATGATTTAGCCGATGGCGCTCAACATGTGGGCAGTCGTCTTCAAATTCTAATCGCGCGGTAG
- a CDS encoding M13 family metallopeptidase produces MKLNISLFTFALLCSTSIYSTSTEETPKTNAEQALHMDWLDTTVSPSKDFYAYAVGNWKKNNPIPPDYSSWGSFNLINEKVQNIIHHMLIDAAKNTNAKQGSIEQKVGDFYFSGMDEASINQLGIKPLQPEFDRINHLKTLTDLQNEIAHLHQIGVDVFFNFGSMQDFKNSKDMIAAAMQGGLGLPDRDYYLKDDPKFKQIREAYINHIRKMFELLGDSPDKAAAEAMIVMKLETQMAKASMSQIEQRDPHAVYHIMDRAQLAQVTPNFSWPAYFSAMGLAQIKSINLAMPGFFKDMNNQLKTVSLDDWKTYLRWHLIDAFASYLSAPFVDQNFKMVSVLTGAEKILPRWKRVVATENGALGFAIGKMYVDRYFSPEDKKQALDILKNIRTVLQEDISTLSWMTPATREAALKKLAMMEERVGYPSKWRDYSKLVINRGPYVLNVIRANEFLTKRDLNKIGKPIDRTEWVMTPQTINAYYDPSMNNLNIPAGILQSPFFDPNAPAAVNYGAIGFVMGHEMTHGFDDQGAQFDGHGNLQNWWTPSDLEKFKAATQCIVNQFSQYTVEDNLHVQGKLVVGEAAADLGGITLAYRAFKHSDAYKNAPTIGGLTPDQQFFIATAHVWAMNIRPQQLRNQVTTDPHPPAQYRVNGSLANIPQFQEAFHIPNDSPMVNKNRCVIW; encoded by the coding sequence ATGAAACTAAATATTAGTCTTTTTACTTTTGCTTTGTTATGCAGTACTTCAATATATTCTACCAGCACTGAAGAAACGCCCAAGACAAATGCTGAACAAGCACTGCATATGGATTGGTTGGATACCACTGTCTCACCCAGTAAAGATTTTTATGCTTATGCAGTGGGCAACTGGAAAAAAAACAATCCCATTCCTCCTGATTATTCGAGTTGGGGAAGCTTTAATCTGATTAATGAGAAAGTGCAAAATATCATTCATCACATGCTAATCGATGCTGCTAAAAATACAAATGCAAAACAAGGTAGCATAGAGCAAAAAGTGGGTGACTTTTATTTTAGCGGGATGGATGAAGCTAGCATTAATCAACTGGGTATTAAACCCTTGCAACCAGAATTTGATCGCATTAATCATTTAAAAACTTTAACTGATCTACAAAATGAAATAGCTCATTTGCATCAAATTGGAGTTGATGTTTTTTTTAATTTCGGCAGCATGCAAGATTTTAAAAACAGTAAGGATATGATAGCTGCGGCCATGCAGGGCGGATTAGGATTGCCCGATCGCGATTATTATTTAAAAGATGATCCTAAATTTAAACAAATTCGAGAGGCTTATATAAACCATATACGCAAAATGTTTGAGCTGTTAGGTGATTCGCCTGATAAAGCAGCTGCTGAAGCCATGATCGTAATGAAGTTAGAAACACAAATGGCCAAGGCTTCTATGTCCCAAATAGAACAACGAGATCCTCATGCGGTGTATCATATTATGGATAGGGCCCAACTTGCTCAAGTTACACCCAATTTTTCCTGGCCAGCGTATTTTTCAGCTATGGGACTTGCCCAAATCAAAAGTATTAATTTAGCAATGCCTGGTTTTTTTAAGGATATGAACAATCAATTAAAAACGGTCTCTTTAGATGATTGGAAAACATATTTGCGTTGGCATTTAATTGATGCCTTTGCTTCGTATTTGTCTGCACCTTTTGTAGATCAAAATTTTAAAATGGTTTCGGTTCTTACGGGGGCTGAGAAAATACTGCCACGGTGGAAACGAGTTGTTGCTACGGAAAATGGGGCCTTGGGTTTTGCTATAGGTAAAATGTATGTGGACCGCTATTTTTCTCCCGAAGATAAAAAACAAGCATTGGATATACTTAAAAATATTCGCACAGTCCTTCAAGAAGACATTAGCACGCTATCTTGGATGACTCCTGCAACTCGTGAAGCAGCATTGAAAAAACTTGCAATGATGGAAGAACGAGTCGGTTACCCCTCCAAGTGGAGAGATTACTCCAAATTGGTCATTAATAGAGGGCCATACGTTTTAAATGTAATTCGTGCTAATGAATTTTTGACGAAGCGTGATCTTAACAAAATTGGTAAGCCAATAGATAGAACCGAATGGGTCATGACACCACAAACCATCAATGCGTATTATGATCCTTCGATGAACAATTTAAATATTCCAGCAGGGATTCTTCAATCACCGTTTTTTGACCCTAATGCACCAGCTGCTGTAAATTATGGAGCAATTGGTTTTGTAATGGGACATGAAATGACTCATGGGTTTGATGACCAAGGTGCACAATTTGATGGCCATGGTAACTTACAAAATTGGTGGACCCCGAGTGATTTAGAAAAATTCAAGGCTGCAACCCAATGTATTGTGAACCAGTTCTCTCAATATACCGTAGAGGATAATTTACATGTCCAAGGAAAATTGGTTGTAGGAGAAGCTGCGGCAGACTTAGGGGGAATTACATTAGCCTATAGAGCGTTTAAGCATTCGGATGCTTATAAAAATGCGCCTACAATTGGCGGTTTGACACCAGATCAACAATTTTTTATCGCAACAGCACATGTTTGGGCGATGAACATTCGACCCCAACAACTGCGTAATCAGGTCACTACGGATCCCCATCCTCCAGCACAATATAGAGTAAATGGAAGCTTAGCGAATATTCCTCAATTTCAGGAAGCCTTCCATATTCCTAACGACAGCCCCATGGTGAATAAGAACCGCTGTGTAATTTGGTAA
- the lpxC gene encoding UDP-3-O-acyl-N-acetylglucosamine deacetylase → MTKQRTPKKVIQATGVGLHSGEKVLLTLRPAPVNTGIVFRRVDLSPVVEIPASYENVGDTMLCTTLHHGAVKIATVEHLLSALAGLGIDNAYIDVNAPELPIMDGSAAPFVFLIQSAGIREQNAPKKYIRILKPIRVEDNGKYVQFYPYDGYKIAFTIDFDHPAFNDKPQTVSFDFSTTSYVKEVCRARTFGFLSDYEKLRECDLAKGGSLDNAIVVDDYRVLNDDGLRFESEFVSHKVLDAIGDLYLLGSSLIGAFEGYKSGHELNNRLLRELMIRQDAWEYTYFDKEEYLPTMHTEFYPVEA, encoded by the coding sequence ATGACAAAACAAAGAACTCCTAAAAAGGTGATCCAGGCAACTGGTGTAGGATTGCATTCCGGTGAAAAAGTGCTGTTAACCTTGAGACCTGCCCCTGTTAATACAGGCATAGTTTTTAGACGGGTGGATCTTTCTCCCGTAGTGGAAATACCTGCGTCATATGAAAACGTGGGCGATACTATGTTATGTACCACATTACACCATGGAGCAGTAAAAATTGCTACTGTGGAACATTTGCTATCCGCATTAGCAGGATTAGGAATCGATAATGCATATATTGATGTGAATGCTCCAGAGTTACCCATTATGGATGGTAGTGCGGCTCCTTTTGTATTCTTGATCCAATCAGCAGGAATACGTGAACAAAACGCACCTAAAAAATACATACGTATTCTTAAACCCATTCGGGTAGAAGACAATGGAAAATACGTTCAATTTTATCCTTATGATGGGTATAAAATTGCCTTCACCATTGACTTTGATCATCCAGCGTTCAATGATAAGCCACAAACTGTAAGTTTTGATTTCTCAACAACTTCATATGTGAAAGAGGTATGTAGAGCACGTACTTTTGGATTCCTATCCGACTATGAGAAATTAAGGGAATGTGATTTAGCAAAAGGCGGAAGCTTGGATAATGCAATAGTTGTCGATGATTATCGCGTTCTCAACGACGATGGACTTCGTTTTGAATCAGAATTTGTTTCTCATAAGGTATTGGATGCGATTGGCGACCTATACTTGTTAGGTTCTAGTTTGATTGGTGCATTTGAAGGGTACAAATCTGGTCATGAACTGAATAATAGATTGTTGCGTGAGCTAATGATAAGACAAGACGCTTGGGAATATACTTATTTTGATAAAGAAGAATATCTCCCTACAATGCACACTGAATTTTATCCTGTCGAAGCGTAG
- a CDS encoding inorganic phosphate transporter — protein MDYSIIYLLVAVILCFLMTWGVGANDLANVMSTTMGSKAVTVKQAMLIAIIFEFAGAFLGGTGVTETMRDGIINSSELSGQPLILIEGMLGVLLACTIWMNLASYLGVPVSITNALVGSMVGFGTIVLGPQAIHWNQVSRIAISWITSPMISGITAFILFTSIQQTIFVKSNPLTKAKLYIPIYLFLIGSILSFITVFKGLNHFHIHLNFKQNLAVTLATSIIITIIGMIIIKRIPEHPRIRRRERFIQVEKYFAVLMAMTACAMAFAHGSNDVALAVGPLSIIYSLIMSSHQVFNANNYPAWIILLGCVGVVTGLLMYGRKVIETVGSAITALTPSRAFAATLSAATTVVVATSTGIPVSATQTLVGAVLGVGLARGIGALNLIVIRNIFMSWVLTLPAASILTILAYKALHFFLG, from the coding sequence ATGGATTATTCAATTATATATCTTCTTGTAGCAGTCATTTTGTGTTTTTTGATGACTTGGGGTGTCGGTGCCAATGATTTAGCCAATGTCATGAGCACTACCATGGGCTCAAAAGCCGTTACCGTCAAGCAAGCAATGCTAATCGCCATAATTTTTGAATTTGCTGGTGCATTTTTAGGTGGAACTGGTGTTACCGAGACAATGCGTGATGGAATTATTAACTCCAGCGAACTTTCTGGACAGCCCTTGATCCTTATAGAAGGAATGTTGGGTGTTTTATTAGCTTGTACTATCTGGATGAATCTCGCGAGCTATCTTGGAGTTCCTGTTTCTATTACTAATGCCTTAGTGGGTTCCATGGTAGGTTTTGGCACGATAGTGCTAGGACCCCAAGCAATTCATTGGAATCAAGTAAGTCGTATTGCCATAAGTTGGATTACCTCCCCGATGATTTCAGGAATCACTGCATTTATATTATTTACGAGTATTCAACAAACTATTTTTGTTAAAAGTAACCCACTAACCAAAGCTAAATTATATATTCCTATTTATCTGTTCCTCATTGGCTCTATTTTGTCATTTATTACCGTATTTAAAGGGCTGAATCATTTTCATATTCATCTGAATTTCAAGCAAAATTTAGCGGTTACTTTAGCAACGAGTATTATTATCACAATTATTGGAATGATAATTATTAAACGCATTCCGGAGCACCCAAGAATAAGACGTAGAGAACGATTTATCCAAGTAGAAAAATATTTTGCTGTACTTATGGCGATGACTGCTTGTGCGATGGCTTTTGCACATGGATCCAATGACGTAGCCTTAGCAGTGGGCCCCCTTTCCATCATTTACAGCTTGATCATGAGTTCACATCAAGTTTTTAATGCCAATAATTACCCCGCATGGATTATCTTATTAGGTTGTGTGGGTGTAGTTACAGGCCTGCTTATGTACGGTAGAAAAGTCATTGAAACCGTAGGTAGCGCAATCACCGCTTTGACACCTAGTCGCGCCTTTGCAGCAACGCTTTCAGCCGCAACTACTGTAGTAGTAGCAACAAGTACAGGTATTCCCGTTTCCGCAACACAAACATTAGTAGGCGCTGTTCTTGGAGTGGGTTTGGCACGAGGTATCGGTGCGTTGAATCTGATTGTAATCCGTAACATCTTTATGTCATGGGTTTTAACATTACCTGCCGCATCTATTTTGACGATTCTAGCATACAAAGCATTACATTTCTTTTTGGGCTAA
- a CDS encoding YqgE/AlgH family protein produces MAIISSLANHLLIAMPSLNDPNFERTVIYVCEHHEQGSVGLIINRPMQFPLSIVFEQLHIEPVRMEQSHLPLMFGGPVQPERGFVIHKQLGGWRSSLFLQDEVTVTTSNDIIRAIAEDKGPKDVLITLGYAGWVEHQLEKEILENTWLVCPYRSEILYEVPFEDRWEYAGSTLGVKMSQLSSYIGHA; encoded by the coding sequence ATGGCAATTATAAGCTCCTTGGCTAATCACTTGCTGATCGCGATGCCTTCCCTCAATGATCCTAATTTTGAACGAACTGTTATTTATGTTTGTGAACACCATGAACAAGGCTCGGTAGGCTTGATTATAAATCGTCCAATGCAATTTCCGTTGTCTATTGTTTTTGAACAATTACATATTGAACCGGTCCGTATGGAGCAAAGCCATTTACCCTTAATGTTTGGCGGACCAGTACAACCAGAGAGAGGATTCGTTATTCATAAACAATTGGGTGGTTGGCGTTCTAGTTTGTTTTTGCAAGATGAGGTGACGGTAACCACATCTAATGATATTATTCGCGCCATTGCAGAGGACAAAGGACCTAAAGATGTTTTAATAACTTTAGGTTATGCTGGCTGGGTAGAGCATCAACTAGAAAAAGAGATTCTTGAGAATACATGGTTAGTTTGCCCCTACCGCTCCGAAATTCTGTATGAGGTGCCCTTCGAAGATCGTTGGGAGTATGCGGGATCCACTTTAGGGGTCAAAATGAGTCAACTGAGTTCATATATCGGCCATGCCTAG
- a CDS encoding CBU_0585 family protein yields MNSDDIDKAYVSPYDKFFFEFDATHNKSASQVKEINKHKRIFMMRDNKDYVNEKGEIWEEF; encoded by the coding sequence ATGAATTCCGATGATATAGATAAAGCTTATGTTAGTCCTTATGATAAATTTTTCTTTGAATTTGATGCAACTCATAATAAATCTGCATCTCAAGTAAAAGAAATTAACAAGCACAAGCGTATTTTTATGATGCGTGATAATAAAGATTATGTTAATGAAAAAGGTGAGATCTGGGAAGAATTTTAA
- a CDS encoding DUF721 domain-containing protein: protein MRSISRCLNKQLADLCQRSVQLEELANKIKLMLPDVLANQCQVGSFNKGCLLLTTTDAAWATQLRYAIPELRDKLRKEAGMYQLSSIKVTVIEPLIEYEKTSPSKHSLSKKAKEIIISESQQCNYEPLQKALLHLAHGDN from the coding sequence ATGCGCTCTATCAGTCGTTGCCTCAATAAACAACTTGCTGACCTATGTCAACGCTCTGTTCAATTAGAAGAGCTCGCCAATAAAATAAAGCTTATGCTTCCGGATGTTTTAGCAAATCAATGTCAAGTTGGCAGTTTTAATAAAGGTTGTTTGCTATTAACAACAACTGACGCTGCCTGGGCAACACAATTACGGTATGCGATTCCTGAGTTACGGGATAAATTACGCAAAGAAGCCGGTATGTATCAACTTTCTTCAATTAAGGTGACGGTTATTGAACCCCTGATTGAGTACGAAAAAACATCCCCGTCCAAACATTCATTATCAAAAAAAGCTAAAGAAATTATAATTAGCGAAAGTCAGCAGTGTAATTATGAACCGTTACAAAAGGCGTTATTGCATTTAGCGCATGGTGATAATTAG
- the ruvX gene encoding Holliday junction resolvase RuvX produces MPSPVFIGFDFGYKRIGVAVGQQLTCSASPLSTLNARIGVPDWSAVAKLITEWSPQGLIVGIPTCIDGSELYTTSAARRFAKELRKRFSLPVHLVDERLSTVEAREQLFAQGGYRKIKQSEVDSIAACVILEQWLQHPE; encoded by the coding sequence ATGCCTAGTCCTGTTTTCATAGGTTTTGATTTTGGTTATAAACGCATTGGTGTTGCAGTAGGACAACAGCTCACGTGTAGTGCTTCTCCTCTTTCAACGCTTAACGCTCGTATAGGTGTTCCTGATTGGAGTGCAGTCGCCAAATTGATTACGGAATGGTCACCTCAAGGATTAATTGTTGGGATTCCCACGTGTATTGATGGCAGTGAATTATATACAACATCTGCCGCACGTCGATTCGCCAAAGAATTGCGCAAGCGATTTTCTTTGCCGGTTCATTTAGTTGATGAACGACTCTCTACGGTGGAAGCCAGGGAGCAATTATTTGCACAGGGTGGATATCGTAAAATCAAACAATCTGAGGTAGATAGTATAGCGGCTTGTGTTATACTTGAGCAATGGTTACAACATCCTGAATAG
- a CDS encoding type II/III secretion system protein: MKRFWLIGLLLLAHSVCSETITKVIELHYVPAQKVIQLVQPMLQTGEKISGSDQTLVVQVSPQTLTQIRTILHQIDVPPVTFNISIYQGDPNWLSAQNENSVTYSTKSPAEVKRTQSVKVMNGESAFVSTDQEVPIVTAVGAGFFTGIEYQQHQIKNGLLVQPIMRGSQVELKLRRVREQQNPAGGQQFDDQNIDTTLMVPLNKWVSLGSPEGTKDTDSSSVSYTAGRPFSQHATLYVKVSVADNL, translated from the coding sequence ATGAAGCGATTTTGGCTAATAGGATTATTGTTGTTAGCACATAGCGTATGTTCCGAAACAATTACTAAGGTAATTGAATTGCATTATGTTCCTGCCCAAAAAGTTATTCAGTTAGTGCAACCTATGCTGCAAACTGGAGAAAAAATAAGTGGTTCTGATCAAACCTTAGTTGTTCAGGTTTCTCCGCAAACATTAACCCAAATTAGAACGATATTACATCAAATCGATGTACCTCCAGTAACATTTAATATTTCTATTTATCAAGGTGACCCAAATTGGCTTAGTGCACAAAATGAAAATTCGGTAACCTATAGTACGAAATCTCCTGCTGAAGTGAAGCGGACCCAATCGGTTAAAGTTATGAATGGAGAATCAGCTTTCGTATCTACCGATCAAGAAGTACCCATCGTTACTGCTGTAGGGGCGGGTTTTTTCACAGGAATCGAGTATCAACAACATCAAATCAAAAATGGTTTATTAGTACAGCCCATTATGCGAGGATCACAGGTCGAATTGAAGCTACGCCGGGTGCGTGAACAACAAAATCCGGCTGGGGGACAACAATTTGATGATCAAAATATAGATACAACATTGATGGTACCACTCAATAAGTGGGTTTCTTTGGGAAGCCCAGAAGGAACAAAGGATACGGATTCCTCTTCGGTTTCATATACAGCAGGAAGGCCATTTTCTCAACATGCAACACTTTATGTAAAAGTTTCAGTCGCGGATAATCTTTAA
- the ftsZ gene encoding cell division protein FtsZ: MFELMEGQHQDNNAVIKVVGVGGGGGNAVQHMVAENIDGVEFICANTDAQALRGSNAKIHIQLGDELTKGLGAGANPQIGREAAEEDRDHIREILSGADMVFITAGMGGGTGTGAAPVFAEIAKELGILTVAVVTKPFSFEGKQRALAAEDGIRRLAEHVDSLITIPNNKLLSVLGKNISLLNAFKAANNVLLGAVKGISDLITRPGLINVDFADVRTVMSEMGMAMMGTGSAVGEQRARQAAEAAIASPLLEDVNFSGARGILVNITAGLDMSIGEFEEVGDVVKEFISDDATVVVGTVIDPDMTDEMRVTVIVTGLGDGRQRHQQSQPQSHRARLLETTRSDGSLDYQQLDRPAVVRKQAQSGMSSGAKHNGDSIPDVDYLDIPAFLRRQEEA; the protein is encoded by the coding sequence ATGTTTGAATTAATGGAAGGCCAACACCAAGATAATAATGCTGTTATTAAAGTAGTAGGTGTTGGCGGTGGTGGTGGTAATGCCGTCCAACATATGGTTGCAGAAAATATTGATGGAGTTGAGTTTATTTGTGCGAATACTGACGCACAAGCTCTGAGAGGCTCAAATGCAAAAATACATATTCAACTAGGTGACGAACTGACTAAAGGCTTGGGTGCAGGTGCAAACCCACAAATAGGTCGCGAGGCAGCCGAAGAAGATAGAGATCATATCCGTGAAATCTTGAGTGGTGCAGATATGGTATTCATTACCGCAGGCATGGGAGGTGGAACTGGTACAGGGGCGGCTCCGGTTTTCGCAGAAATTGCTAAAGAACTAGGTATTTTAACTGTAGCAGTCGTTACTAAACCATTTTCGTTTGAAGGTAAGCAACGCGCATTGGCTGCAGAGGATGGAATCCGTCGCTTAGCAGAACATGTGGATTCATTAATCACCATACCTAATAACAAATTACTCAGTGTTTTGGGAAAAAACATCAGTCTTCTTAATGCGTTTAAGGCAGCAAATAATGTCTTACTTGGTGCAGTAAAAGGAATTTCTGATTTAATTACTCGTCCGGGTTTGATTAACGTTGATTTTGCAGACGTACGTACAGTGATGTCGGAAATGGGTATGGCTATGATGGGTACTGGTAGTGCCGTAGGTGAACAAAGAGCACGTCAAGCTGCAGAAGCAGCCATTGCATCTCCATTATTAGAGGATGTAAACTTTTCTGGCGCACGAGGAATTTTGGTCAATATTACTGCTGGTCTTGACATGTCAATAGGGGAGTTTGAAGAAGTCGGGGATGTAGTCAAAGAATTCATTTCTGATGATGCAACAGTGGTAGTTGGTACAGTAATTGATCCAGACATGACCGATGAAATGCGCGTAACAGTGATTGTAACTGGGTTAGGCGATGGACGACAACGCCACCAACAATCCCAACCCCAATCTCATCGTGCACGTTTGCTTGAAACAACGCGCAGTGATGGTTCTTTGGATTATCAACAATTAGATAGACCCGCTGTAGTTCGCAAACAAGCTCAATCAGGTATGTCCTCGGGCGCAAAACATAATGGCGACAGCATTCCAGATGTAGATTATCTTGATATTCCAGCATTTTTACGCCGGCAAGAAGAGGCATAA
- a CDS encoding adenosine deaminase — MSLKKAELHVHLEGTITPGLAAKLAARNKLALPEGLVAPDGKSYLSKDFLDFLKVYDTLASVIRYPQDYYDITFDYLRARAQEDAIYIEMMYSPDHAELSSKIPSAEHLSAIQQAIDDAKDQFNIVGRILITAVRHFGVEAVENVAKQTHKDRFPCVTGFGLGGDEAKFPPKLFSKAYHIAADAGLQCTVHAGEFAPADGMVEAMENLPIQRIGHGVNSIYSPDTMAMVKERNITLEICPTSNIFLGLFRDMNNHPLPKFYDAGIKISINSDDPPFMSTTLGQEYQRVQKSYNYSDETMNAITRMSIEAAFVDEKTKAELLARI; from the coding sequence ATGAGTTTAAAGAAAGCGGAGTTACACGTCCATTTGGAAGGTACCATCACTCCTGGATTAGCCGCAAAGCTGGCTGCACGGAATAAATTAGCTCTGCCTGAAGGCCTCGTTGCCCCTGATGGAAAAAGCTATTTATCTAAAGACTTTCTCGATTTCTTAAAGGTGTATGATACGTTGGCCTCGGTAATTCGATATCCTCAAGATTATTATGATATCACCTTTGACTATTTACGAGCTCGCGCCCAAGAAGATGCAATTTATATAGAAATGATGTATTCACCCGACCACGCAGAACTATCCAGTAAAATTCCTTCCGCAGAACATCTGTCAGCAATCCAACAAGCAATTGACGATGCTAAAGATCAATTCAATATCGTAGGACGTATTTTAATTACTGCCGTGCGTCATTTTGGAGTGGAAGCAGTAGAGAATGTTGCAAAACAAACTCATAAAGATAGATTTCCTTGTGTCACCGGCTTTGGTTTAGGCGGGGATGAAGCGAAATTTCCTCCTAAACTATTCAGTAAGGCGTACCATATTGCGGCGGATGCAGGGTTACAATGCACCGTTCATGCCGGAGAATTTGCTCCTGCAGACGGAATGGTTGAGGCAATGGAAAATCTACCCATCCAACGTATTGGACATGGGGTTAATTCCATTTATTCCCCAGATACCATGGCAATGGTAAAAGAAAGGAATATCACATTAGAAATTTGCCCCACCAGTAATATCTTTTTGGGCTTATTTAGAGATATGAATAATCACCCCTTGCCAAAATTTTATGATGCGGGCATTAAAATTAGTATCAATTCAGACGATCCACCCTTTATGAGTACTACTTTAGGTCAGGAGTATCAACGCGTACAAAAGTCATATAACTACAGCGATGAAACAATGAATGCAATAACGCGTATGTCCATAGAAGCTGCTTTTGTTGATGAAAAAACAAAAGCCGAACTTTTAGCAAGAATTTGA
- a CDS encoding PH domain-containing protein, with amino-acid sequence MFEKPYDTNVIYFTRMHWIIFFWPVVALCAALIIVNYVEIDFLHKLGYGFAALSLLWIGITWMTYYFSSLTIKKNHVIIRTGVVVRQTIDIPLSKIEAIDIRQSIMGSLLGYGMISITGTGGTRRIINFLHNPLTCRRYIEQLMGELHRND; translated from the coding sequence ATGTTTGAGAAGCCCTACGACACTAATGTTATTTATTTTACCCGCATGCATTGGATTATATTTTTTTGGCCAGTTGTTGCGTTATGTGCCGCTTTAATCATTGTTAATTATGTGGAAATCGATTTTTTACATAAACTTGGATACGGGTTTGCTGCGCTATCCTTGTTATGGATTGGCATAACTTGGATGACCTATTATTTTTCTTCGCTCACAATCAAAAAAAATCACGTGATTATACGCACTGGCGTCGTTGTGAGACAAACAATTGATATTCCATTAAGCAAAATTGAAGCGATCGACATCCGTCAATCTATTATGGGCAGCCTTTTGGGTTATGGGATGATTAGCATCACGGGTACGGGTGGGACTCGTCGTATTATTAATTTTTTGCATAATCCTTTGACCTGCAGACGTTATATTGAACAGCTAATGGGTGAGTTGCATCGCAATGATTAA